In Stigmatopora argus isolate UIUO_Sarg chromosome 10, RoL_Sarg_1.0, whole genome shotgun sequence, the following proteins share a genomic window:
- the farsb gene encoding phenylalanine--tRNA ligase beta subunit isoform X1, producing the protein MPTVGVKRDLLFKALGKTYTDEEFDELCFEFGLELDEITSEKEIISREQGDVKAAGASDVILYKIDVPANRYDLLCLEGLVRGLQVFKNKLDAPRYQRVSPISGEVQKLIITKETAAVRPHAVAAVLRNITFTQERYDSFIELQEKLHQNICRKRSLVAIGTHDLDTISGPFTYTAKPPGDILFKPLNQLKEYTATQLMTLYKTDSHLKHFLHIIEDKPLYPVIYDSNGVILSMPPIINGDHSKITLMTKNVFVECTATDLTKAKIVLDMMVTMFSEYCSQPFTVEEVEVLNANGTPCKYPELAYRKEILSSKFVNQKVGINESTEKIAQLLTRMCLRSRATGVGDEIEVEIPPTRSDVIHACDIMEDAAMAYGFNNITRTIPQTYTIANQFPLNKLTELLRHDLAAAGFTEALNFALCSKEDIADKLGKKISETRAIHISNPKTAEFQVARTTLLPGLLKTIAANKKMPLPLKLFEISDIVLKDETKDVGARNSRHICAVYYNKSPGFEVIHGLLDRIMQLLMVKPAQGEGYHIQSANDCTFFPGRCAEIFVHGKSIGHLGVLHPHVNDSFELTMPCSALEMDIETFLGHTAEIRLTHEVPMQEVLQYKFPTQEKTTPAATSSKTVFGDLGTSQALKALNSFLADKSYIEGFVASQADVAIFDAMPSAPSPTLCHLLRWYKHIKSVDSQRADLPVVNKQFLLPDTPPDSTNTDSDIDLFGSDDEGDSAEAAKIKEQRLAEYAAKKAKKPAVIAKSSILLDVKPWDDETDMAKMEECVRSVCMDGLLWGQSKLVPVGYGIKKLQIGCVVEDDKVGTDLLEEAITTFEDYVQSVDVAAFNKI; encoded by the exons ATGCCGACTGTTGGCGTAAAAAGGGATCTTCTCTTTAAAGCGTTGGGGAAAACCTATA CTGATGAGGAGTTTGACGAACTATGTTTCGAATTTGGACTGGAGCTGGATGAAATT ACCTCTGAGAAGGAGATAATTAGCCGTGAGCAAGGTGATGTAAAGGCAGCGGGAGCGTCAGATGTTATCCTTTACAAGATCGATGTACCAGCAAACCGCTATGACCTTCTGTGTTTGGAAGGTTTGGTCCGTGGATTGCAGGTCTTCAAGAATAA GTTGGATGCCCCTCGGTACCAACGGGTCAGCCCCATTAGTGGGGAGGTTCAGAAGCTGATTATCACCAAGGAG ACAGCAGCTGTGCGCCCCCATGCTGTGGCAGCAGTTTTGCGGAACATCACATTCACGCAGGAACGCTACGATAGCTtcatcgagctccaggagaaaCTGCATCAAAACATCTGCAG AAAGAGGAGCCTGGTGGCGATAGGGACTCATGACCTAGACACCATCTCGGGTCCTTTCACGTATACAGCTAAACCACCAGGAGACATCCTCTTCAAACCCCTAAACCAGCTCAAAGAATACACAGCCACCCAACTCATGACCCTGTACAAG ACTGACAGCCACCTGAAACATTTCCTCCATATTATTGAAGACAAGCCTTTGTACCCTGTTATTTATGATAGCAATGGTGTTATTCTGTCAATGCCTCCCATCATCAATG GAGATCACTCAAAAATTACTTTGATGacaaaaaatgtctttgttgAGTGCACAGCCACAGACTTGACTAAG GCAAAGATTGTGCTGGACATGATGGTGACTATGTTTAGCGAATATTGCTCACAGCCTTTCAC TGTAGAAGAAGTTGAAGTGTTGAATGCAAATGGCACGCCCTGCAAATATCCA GAATTGGCTTACAGGAAGGAAATCCTGTCCAGCAAGTTTGTAAATCAAAAAGTTGGcataaa cGAGTCAACAGAGAAGATTGCCCAGCTGCTAACTCGAATGTGCCTGCGCTCTCGGGCGACTGGTGTTGGTGATGAAATCGAGGTTGAGATCCCACCCACTCGCTCAGATGTCATCCATGCCTGTGATATCATGGAGGATGCAGCCATGGCTTATGGCTTCAATAACATCACTCGGACCATACCACAAACATACACCATAGCCAATCAG TTTCCACTCAATAAACTGACGGAGCTATTAAGACATGACCTCGCAGCTGCTGGTTTTACAGAAGCCCTCAACTTTGCTCTG TGCTCTAAAGAAGATATAGCGGACAagcttgggaaaaaaatctcaGAAACCAGGGCTATTCACATCTCCAATCCCAAGACTGCAGAGTTCCAG GTGGCGCGTACCACACTACTGCCGGGCCTGTTGAAAACAATTGCAGCCAACAAGAAGATGCCTCTGCCCCTCAAGCTCTTTGAGATATCTGACATAGTGTTAAAGGATGAAACCAAAG ATGTCGGGGCAAGGAACAGTCGACATATTTGTGCTGTGTACTATAACAAGAGTCCAGGCTTTGAAGTAATCCATGGCCTGCTGGACCGTATTATGCAACTGCTAATGGTGAAACCTGCCCAGGGAGAGGGATACCACATCCAATCGGCTAACG ATTGTACCTTTTTCCCTGGACGTTGTGCGGAGATCTTTGTCCATGGAAAAAGCATTGGCCATCTAGGAGTCCTCCACCCACACGTCAATGACAGCTTTGAGCTGACGATGCCTTGCTCCGCCCTTGAGATGGACATCGAGACATTCCT CGGCCACACAGCTGAAATCCGCCTCACACATGAAGTTCCAATGCAGGAAGTCCTCCAGTACAAGTTCCCTActcaagaaaaaacaacaccagCTGCAACATCCTCTAAAACTGTATTCGGAGACTTGGGTACATCACAGGCTCTCAAAGCCCTCAATTCTTTCTTGGCAGACAAAAGCTATATTGAAGGCTTCGTAGCATCTCAGGCTGATGTAGCCATCTTTGACGCCATGCCCTCTGCTCCCTCGCCAACTTTGTGCCATCTCCTGCGCTGGTATAAGCATATTAAATCCGTCGACTCCCAAAGAGCTGACCTTCCTGTCGTCAACAAGCAGTTTTTGCTGCCAGATACCCCTCCCGATTCAACCAACACTGACAGCGACATTGACCTCTTTGGCTCAGATGATGAGGGCGACAGCGCAGAGGCGGCGAAAATCAAGGAGCAGCGACTCGCTGAGTACGCAGCCAAGAAGGCCAAAAAGCCAGCCGTCATCGCCAAATCCTCCATCCTTCTTGACGTCAAACCCTGGGATGATGAAACGGACATGGCCAAGATGGAGGAGTGTGTCCGCAGCGTCTGCATGGATGGGCTTTTGTGGGGGCAGTCCAAGCTGGTCCCAGTGGGTTACGGAATTAAGAAGCTCCAAATAGGCTGTGTGGTGGAGGATGACAAAGTGGGCACAGATCTGCTGGAGGAagccattaccacttttgaagATTATGTTCAGTCTGTAGATGTGGCTGCGTTTAACAAGATATAA
- the farsb gene encoding phenylalanine--tRNA ligase beta subunit isoform X2 has protein sequence MTKNVFVECTATDLTKAKIVLDMMVTMFSEYCSQPFTVEEVEVLNANGTPCKYPELAYRKEILSSKFVNQKVGINESTEKIAQLLTRMCLRSRATGVGDEIEVEIPPTRSDVIHACDIMEDAAMAYGFNNITRTIPQTYTIANQFPLNKLTELLRHDLAAAGFTEALNFALCSKEDIADKLGKKISETRAIHISNPKTAEFQVARTTLLPGLLKTIAANKKMPLPLKLFEISDIVLKDETKDVGARNSRHICAVYYNKSPGFEVIHGLLDRIMQLLMVKPAQGEGYHIQSANDCTFFPGRCAEIFVHGKSIGHLGVLHPHVNDSFELTMPCSALEMDIETFLGHTAEIRLTHEVPMQEVLQYKFPTQEKTTPAATSSKTVFGDLGTSQALKALNSFLADKSYIEGFVASQADVAIFDAMPSAPSPTLCHLLRWYKHIKSVDSQRADLPVVNKQFLLPDTPPDSTNTDSDIDLFGSDDEGDSAEAAKIKEQRLAEYAAKKAKKPAVIAKSSILLDVKPWDDETDMAKMEECVRSVCMDGLLWGQSKLVPVGYGIKKLQIGCVVEDDKVGTDLLEEAITTFEDYVQSVDVAAFNKI, from the exons ATGacaaaaaatgtctttgttgAGTGCACAGCCACAGACTTGACTAAG GCAAAGATTGTGCTGGACATGATGGTGACTATGTTTAGCGAATATTGCTCACAGCCTTTCAC TGTAGAAGAAGTTGAAGTGTTGAATGCAAATGGCACGCCCTGCAAATATCCA GAATTGGCTTACAGGAAGGAAATCCTGTCCAGCAAGTTTGTAAATCAAAAAGTTGGcataaa cGAGTCAACAGAGAAGATTGCCCAGCTGCTAACTCGAATGTGCCTGCGCTCTCGGGCGACTGGTGTTGGTGATGAAATCGAGGTTGAGATCCCACCCACTCGCTCAGATGTCATCCATGCCTGTGATATCATGGAGGATGCAGCCATGGCTTATGGCTTCAATAACATCACTCGGACCATACCACAAACATACACCATAGCCAATCAG TTTCCACTCAATAAACTGACGGAGCTATTAAGACATGACCTCGCAGCTGCTGGTTTTACAGAAGCCCTCAACTTTGCTCTG TGCTCTAAAGAAGATATAGCGGACAagcttgggaaaaaaatctcaGAAACCAGGGCTATTCACATCTCCAATCCCAAGACTGCAGAGTTCCAG GTGGCGCGTACCACACTACTGCCGGGCCTGTTGAAAACAATTGCAGCCAACAAGAAGATGCCTCTGCCCCTCAAGCTCTTTGAGATATCTGACATAGTGTTAAAGGATGAAACCAAAG ATGTCGGGGCAAGGAACAGTCGACATATTTGTGCTGTGTACTATAACAAGAGTCCAGGCTTTGAAGTAATCCATGGCCTGCTGGACCGTATTATGCAACTGCTAATGGTGAAACCTGCCCAGGGAGAGGGATACCACATCCAATCGGCTAACG ATTGTACCTTTTTCCCTGGACGTTGTGCGGAGATCTTTGTCCATGGAAAAAGCATTGGCCATCTAGGAGTCCTCCACCCACACGTCAATGACAGCTTTGAGCTGACGATGCCTTGCTCCGCCCTTGAGATGGACATCGAGACATTCCT CGGCCACACAGCTGAAATCCGCCTCACACATGAAGTTCCAATGCAGGAAGTCCTCCAGTACAAGTTCCCTActcaagaaaaaacaacaccagCTGCAACATCCTCTAAAACTGTATTCGGAGACTTGGGTACATCACAGGCTCTCAAAGCCCTCAATTCTTTCTTGGCAGACAAAAGCTATATTGAAGGCTTCGTAGCATCTCAGGCTGATGTAGCCATCTTTGACGCCATGCCCTCTGCTCCCTCGCCAACTTTGTGCCATCTCCTGCGCTGGTATAAGCATATTAAATCCGTCGACTCCCAAAGAGCTGACCTTCCTGTCGTCAACAAGCAGTTTTTGCTGCCAGATACCCCTCCCGATTCAACCAACACTGACAGCGACATTGACCTCTTTGGCTCAGATGATGAGGGCGACAGCGCAGAGGCGGCGAAAATCAAGGAGCAGCGACTCGCTGAGTACGCAGCCAAGAAGGCCAAAAAGCCAGCCGTCATCGCCAAATCCTCCATCCTTCTTGACGTCAAACCCTGGGATGATGAAACGGACATGGCCAAGATGGAGGAGTGTGTCCGCAGCGTCTGCATGGATGGGCTTTTGTGGGGGCAGTCCAAGCTGGTCCCAGTGGGTTACGGAATTAAGAAGCTCCAAATAGGCTGTGTGGTGGAGGATGACAAAGTGGGCACAGATCTGCTGGAGGAagccattaccacttttgaagATTATGTTCAGTCTGTAGATGTGGCTGCGTTTAACAAGATATAA